A window from Gottschalkiaceae bacterium SANA encodes these proteins:
- a CDS encoding PTS sugar transporter subunit IIC, which translates to MGDYGFLTALILGIWAYFSIIGALAGWGTAEALVSGFITGLVVGDVKLGLEIGATLTLMSLGMATYGGATIPDFNTAAIIGTAIGAAAGGANAAELGLGIAIPVALFMTQLDVLGRATTTFFMHGAEQALEKGNLKSLEKWHLMGTIPWGLSRGIPVFLGVLAGQAVIDNVVNAIPAWFMHGMRVTGSVLPALGFALLLSMMNLNKNWPYALIGYALFAYLGVPTLGLAFIGLALAFIITKNRGGVANV; encoded by the coding sequence ATGGGTGATTATGGATTTTTAACTGCTCTGATCTTAGGAATCTGGGCATACTTCTCCATCATCGGAGCCTTGGCAGGCTGGGGAACTGCGGAAGCGTTGGTCTCTGGTTTTATCACAGGTCTGGTTGTTGGTGATGTGAAATTGGGTCTTGAAATTGGTGCGACATTAACGTTGATGTCTTTGGGCATGGCGACTTACGGTGGTGCAACAATTCCAGATTTCAATACAGCTGCAATTATTGGTACTGCAATCGGTGCGGCTGCTGGCGGTGCAAACGCAGCAGAGCTCGGTTTAGGGATTGCGATCCCGGTGGCCTTATTTATGACGCAATTGGATGTACTGGGGCGTGCAACAACGACCTTCTTTATGCATGGTGCAGAACAAGCCTTGGAAAAAGGAAACTTGAAGTCGCTTGAAAAATGGCATCTGATGGGTACCATTCCTTGGGGTTTGTCTCGTGGTATTCCAGTTTTCTTGGGTGTACTAGCCGGTCAAGCGGTTATTGACAATGTTGTTAATGCGATTCCAGCATGGTTTATGCATGGAATGAGAGTAACAGGTAGTGTTCTTCCCGCTTTAGGTTTTGCGCTTCTGCTTTCTATGATGAACTTGAACAAAAACTGGCCATATGCACTAATTGGCTATGCATTATTTGCATACCTTGGAGTTCCAACATTAGGTTTGGCATTTATTGGTTTGGCATTAGCCTTCATTATTACAAAAAACAGAGGGGGTGTAGCGAATGTCTAA
- the murQ gene encoding N-acetylmuramic acid 6-phosphate etherase translates to MVWSTEKRNIKTMDIDICNSLEIVTIINEEDQGVSLAVKSELPFIAEAVDKTVHAIQNGGRLIYLGAGTSGRLGVLDASECPPTYGTDPSLVQGLIAGGSHALTNSVENAEDSTEQVVKDLKNISFTGKDILVGIAASGRTPYVLAGLAYAKEVGADTIALVTNKNTPIGAVADIEIAVEVGPEVITGSTRMKSGTAQKMVLNMLSTAAMVRLGKVYGNLMVDVKTANSKLYTRAERIVMQATDADEEMSKNVLQQCDYHVKTAIVMILCDCGVDEAKKRLESKNGYIREALK, encoded by the coding sequence ATGGTCTGGTCAACAGAAAAGCGAAATATTAAAACAATGGACATTGATATCTGCAATAGTTTAGAGATTGTAACAATTATCAATGAAGAAGATCAAGGCGTTTCTTTAGCAGTGAAGTCAGAATTACCATTTATCGCAGAGGCGGTCGATAAAACAGTCCATGCGATTCAAAATGGAGGGCGTCTGATCTATTTAGGGGCGGGAACAAGTGGACGATTGGGTGTGCTAGATGCATCGGAGTGTCCGCCAACATACGGGACAGATCCTTCATTGGTGCAAGGTTTGATAGCAGGTGGTAGCCATGCCCTCACAAATTCAGTTGAGAATGCAGAAGACTCCACAGAGCAAGTAGTCAAGGATTTGAAAAACATTTCATTTACCGGTAAGGATATTTTAGTTGGAATTGCTGCTAGTGGTCGAACGCCTTATGTATTAGCGGGATTAGCTTATGCCAAGGAAGTAGGTGCTGATACGATTGCTTTAGTGACCAATAAGAACACGCCGATTGGCGCAGTAGCTGATATTGAGATTGCCGTGGAAGTAGGACCAGAAGTAATTACGGGTTCGACAAGGATGAAATCCGGTACTGCTCAAAAAATGGTATTGAATATGCTGTCTACCGCAGCAATGGTTCGCTTGGGAAAGGTGTATGGAAATTTAATGGTTGACGTTAAAACTGCCAATAGTAAGCTTTACACACGAGCGGAACGGATTGTCATGCAAGCAACTGATGCTGATGAAGAAATGTCAAAAAATGTTTTACAACAATGCGATTATCATGTGAAAACAGCGATCGTTATGATCCTTTGCGATTGCGGAGTTGATGAGGCGAAAAAACGGCTGGAATCCAAAAATGGATATATACGGGAAGCGCTCAAGTAA
- a CDS encoding aminotransferase class V-fold PLP-dependent enzyme, giving the protein MIYFDNAATSYPKPEILYQEIGHRMKKYGANPGRAGHEFGLRTNRAIYETRESLNQIFNGINPLHFIFTANATESINLVILGLLKDGDHVIATETEHNSVLRPLELAKTRGVRVSYVSVDDSGWIDPKDIEKEICPQTKLVVCTHASNVTGAIQPIEEVAVITKARGVLFMVDAAQSAGIIPIDLATTKIDFLAITGHKSLYGPQGIGALYVRDPKSLPVIKTGGTGSRSSELIQPDVMPDRFESGTLNTPGILGLQMGLDFVQSRGQDKLYIQEYELVQVLMKGLDKIPGVEIYGPAIGQPRVPVVSFNIGDLDSAEISYVLDDKFEIVTRGGLHCAPLIHKRMGTLGQGALRVSIGAFNVREEIDRLLEGILAIQKMT; this is encoded by the coding sequence ATGATTTATTTTGATAATGCAGCGACCTCATATCCAAAACCAGAGATCTTATATCAGGAAATTGGGCATCGAATGAAAAAATATGGTGCTAATCCTGGGCGTGCGGGACATGAATTCGGGCTTAGAACCAATCGTGCGATCTATGAAACGAGAGAATCCTTGAATCAGATTTTCAATGGAATCAATCCTTTGCATTTTATTTTTACGGCGAATGCAACAGAAAGCATTAATCTTGTGATTTTGGGTCTTTTGAAAGATGGAGATCATGTAATTGCTACTGAAACGGAGCATAATTCAGTTTTACGACCCCTGGAGTTAGCAAAAACTCGTGGCGTTAGGGTTTCTTATGTGTCGGTGGACGATTCTGGTTGGATCGATCCAAAAGATATTGAGAAAGAAATTTGCCCGCAAACTAAGTTGGTCGTCTGTACCCATGCTTCTAATGTAACGGGGGCGATTCAGCCAATTGAGGAAGTTGCAGTCATAACGAAAGCTAGGGGTGTGTTATTTATGGTGGATGCAGCTCAATCTGCTGGCATCATTCCCATTGATTTAGCGACGACAAAGATAGATTTTTTGGCCATTACGGGACATAAAAGTCTATATGGTCCTCAAGGGATTGGCGCGCTATATGTTCGAGATCCCAAGAGCTTGCCAGTGATTAAGACTGGAGGGACTGGTAGCCGGTCGTCCGAGCTGATTCAGCCGGATGTGATGCCGGATCGATTTGAATCGGGTACTTTGAATACACCTGGGATTTTAGGCTTGCAAATGGGTTTAGACTTTGTTCAATCAAGGGGACAGGATAAATTATATATTCAGGAGTATGAATTGGTACAGGTATTGATGAAGGGACTGGATAAAATTCCGGGGGTAGAAATTTATGGTCCAGCAATTGGCCAACCACGTGTACCGGTAGTCTCCTTTAACATTGGAGATTTGGATTCTGCCGAAATCAGTTATGTTTTGGATGATAAGTTTGAGATCGTCACCCGTGGTGGGTTGCATTGTGCGCCCTTGATTCATAAAAGAATGGGAACGCTTGGACAGGGTGCCTTACGTGTGAGTATTGGTGCATTTAATGTGAGAGAAGAAATTGATCGCTTGCTAGAGGGGATCCTTGCGATACAAAAAATGACTTAG
- the spo0J gene encoding stage 0 sporulation protein Spo0J produces MKKERGLGRGLSALIADDFQLDEKKEQRIVEISCSSIEPNQSQPRRVFEESALLELKESIRVHGVLQPILVRERNDGYELIAGERRWRASMMAGLEVIPAIVRFFSDEDSAAIALIENLQREDLNQIEEAHAYRELIDRFGFTQKTIASQITKSRVHVTNTLRLLQLPKPILEWVSKGDLSAGHGRALLGLETEDAQIKGAKLSIERGFSVRQTEKWVRNAQIVSPKRINKEKNIHVRAVEEDLENALGRKVRIKTSPSGQGTISLEFYNGEDLQHLIEWMGKTEK; encoded by the coding sequence ATGAAAAAGGAACGAGGATTAGGACGAGGATTATCGGCATTGATCGCAGATGATTTTCAACTTGACGAGAAGAAGGAACAGAGAATTGTGGAAATTTCCTGTTCGTCCATTGAACCCAATCAATCTCAGCCTCGACGTGTTTTTGAAGAATCGGCTTTACTGGAATTAAAGGAATCAATTCGAGTTCATGGTGTTTTACAGCCGATACTGGTAAGAGAGAGAAATGACGGTTATGAATTGATTGCCGGAGAACGGCGTTGGCGTGCCTCTATGATGGCGGGACTTGAGGTGATTCCAGCGATTGTACGTTTCTTTTCAGATGAAGATTCTGCTGCGATTGCTTTAATTGAAAACTTGCAGCGTGAAGACTTGAATCAGATCGAAGAGGCACATGCCTATCGAGAACTGATTGATCGATTTGGATTTACTCAAAAAACAATCGCTAGCCAGATTACAAAAAGTCGTGTTCATGTAACCAATACCTTACGTTTGCTACAATTACCCAAGCCCATTTTAGAGTGGGTGAGTAAGGGGGATTTGAGTGCGGGACATGGCCGGGCCTTATTGGGCTTGGAAACGGAAGATGCACAAATTAAGGGTGCTAAATTATCAATTGAAAGGGGATTTTCCGTTCGCCAAACAGAAAAGTGGGTGCGGAATGCGCAAATCGTATCCCCCAAAAGGATAAATAAGGAAAAAAACATTCATGTTCGAGCAGTGGAAGAGGATTTAGAAAATGCCCTTGGCCGAAAGGTACGGATCAAAACATCTCCTTCCGGCCAGGGTACGATTAGCTTAGAGTTTTATAATGGAGAAGATCTTCAACATTTGATTGAATGGATGGGAAAAACTGAAAAATAG
- a CDS encoding AAA family ATPase, whose translation MGRAIAIFNQKGGVGKTTTIINLAAALAESKKRILIIDMDPQANSTSGLGIDQNIVTDSIYDVLIHETSAKEAVLHTETKYLDLLPSSMDLAGAEIELVFQEQWEHRLKKAIEPLKTEYDYIFIDCPPSLGVLTINALVAVESFLIPIQCEYYALEGVGHLMKTYKLIKKSMNPNLKIEGVVLNMYDRRNNLSIQVKDEVVRYFKDRVFQVVIPRNIRLAEAPSYGKSVIEYDPSSKGARAYRNLGKEFLRRERR comes from the coding sequence ATGGGAAGAGCGATAGCAATTTTTAATCAAAAAGGCGGCGTTGGCAAGACGACAACAATTATTAATCTTGCAGCTGCGTTGGCAGAGTCAAAAAAAAGAATTTTGATCATTGATATGGATCCACAGGCAAACTCGACGAGTGGGCTTGGGATTGATCAAAACATTGTAACCGATTCGATTTATGATGTGTTGATTCACGAAACTTCTGCAAAAGAAGCCGTTCTTCACACCGAGACTAAATATTTGGACTTGCTTCCTTCGAGTATGGATTTGGCAGGTGCAGAGATCGAGTTGGTCTTTCAAGAGCAATGGGAGCATCGACTAAAAAAAGCAATTGAACCCCTAAAGACAGAGTATGACTACATCTTTATTGATTGTCCTCCATCATTAGGGGTGCTGACGATTAATGCGTTGGTGGCCGTCGAAAGCTTTTTGATTCCGATTCAGTGTGAGTATTATGCATTAGAAGGTGTTGGGCATTTGATGAAAACGTATAAATTGATTAAAAAATCAATGAATCCAAATTTGAAAATCGAGGGTGTTGTCCTTAATATGTACGACCGGAGGAACAATCTATCAATTCAGGTAAAAGATGAGGTGGTTCGATATTTTAAAGATCGGGTTTTTCAAGTGGTCATACCTCGGAACATACGTTTGGCAGAAGCGCCTAGTTATGGCAAATCGGTTATTGAATATGATCCGAGTTCAAAGGGAGCGCGTGCATATCGTAACCTAGGGAAAGAATTTTTGCGTCGAGAGAGGAGATAG
- the noc gene encoding nucleoid occlusion protein: MNEQVMIHMLSISQISPNPDQPRAHFDSSHLEELANSIQNHGVFQPVHVRRQGDRFVLIAGERRLRASKLAGKTQIPAIIVDVGDQTSAALAMVENLQRQELNFLEEALGYQVLIKKYRMTQTKVAQMMGKSQSAVANKCRLLKLSDEVLDAVREKGLTERHTRALLMLTKKTLQLQVINQVEKKQLTVKATENLVERIRMKEKLEAQTKNQKIKMKINPRIYLNTLKNAWKTIEDTGAATEYKEIDHDEYVEVVIRIKK, translated from the coding sequence GTGAATGAGCAGGTTATGATTCATATGCTTTCCATTAGCCAAATCTCACCAAATCCAGATCAACCCAGGGCACATTTTGATTCTTCTCACCTAGAGGAATTGGCAAATTCAATTCAAAATCATGGGGTTTTTCAACCCGTGCATGTGCGGCGTCAAGGTGATCGTTTTGTTCTGATTGCAGGTGAGCGGAGACTGAGAGCGTCTAAACTTGCAGGGAAAACGCAAATTCCCGCAATTATCGTAGATGTAGGGGATCAGACTTCGGCCGCTCTTGCTATGGTCGAAAACTTACAAAGGCAAGAGTTGAATTTTTTGGAAGAAGCATTGGGATATCAGGTGTTAATTAAAAAATATAGGATGACGCAAACCAAAGTCGCTCAAATGATGGGAAAAAGTCAATCAGCGGTTGCGAACAAATGTAGACTTCTTAAACTTTCTGACGAGGTACTTGATGCAGTGAGAGAAAAAGGGCTGACGGAACGGCATACTCGAGCTTTATTGATGTTGACAAAAAAAACCTTGCAATTGCAAGTAATCAATCAAGTTGAGAAAAAACAGCTTACCGTAAAGGCGACAGAGAATCTGGTTGAGCGGATTCGCATGAAGGAGAAACTGGAAGCGCAAACTAAGAATCAAAAGATTAAGATGAAGATTAATCCAAGAATTTACCTGAACACCTTAAAAAACGCATGGAAAACCATAGAAGATACGGGTGCTGCAACAGAATACAAAGAAATTGATCATGATGAGTATGTTGAAGTTGTGATTCGAATAAAAAAGTAA
- the rsmG gene encoding 16S rRNA (guanine(527)-N(7))-methyltransferase RsmG codes for MKDRERLVAGARTMNVELSEKQVEVFMRFRDQLLERNKLVNLTAIREPEEVITKHFLDSLCVFATESIKSKTKVLDVGTGGGFPGIPMKIADPSLRIDLLDSLKKRLTFLDEVITENQWTDIQTLHGRAEDFAQNRKYREQYDLVVSRAVARLTILLEYCLPYVKLGGLFLALKGPMLDEEIDEAKRALLVLGGQIEKMVEVKIPYTDLSHRILVIKKIKSTPKSYPRQAGRPRKEPII; via the coding sequence ATGAAGGATCGTGAGCGCTTAGTGGCAGGAGCACGGACAATGAATGTGGAGTTGTCTGAAAAGCAAGTGGAAGTATTTATGAGGTTTCGAGATCAACTACTGGAACGAAACAAGCTTGTAAATTTAACTGCAATTCGTGAACCAGAAGAAGTGATTACTAAACATTTCTTGGATAGTCTGTGTGTTTTTGCCACTGAGTCGATAAAATCGAAGACAAAAGTTCTAGATGTTGGAACCGGTGGGGGATTCCCTGGAATCCCTATGAAGATTGCTGATCCGAGTTTGCGAATTGATTTGCTAGATAGCTTGAAGAAAAGATTAACATTTTTGGATGAAGTGATCACAGAGAATCAGTGGACAGATATTCAGACCTTGCATGGCCGTGCGGAGGATTTTGCACAAAATCGGAAGTATCGCGAGCAATATGATCTGGTCGTATCTCGTGCTGTGGCGCGTCTCACGATTCTCTTGGAGTATTGTCTGCCTTATGTAAAGCTAGGAGGGCTTTTCTTGGCTTTGAAAGGTCCTATGCTGGATGAGGAAATTGATGAAGCAAAACGTGCTTTACTTGTTTTGGGTGGACAGATTGAAAAAATGGTAGAGGTGAAAATTCCCTATACGGATCTTTCTCACCGAATTCTTGTGATCAAGAAGATTAAGTCGACGCCTAAGAGTTATCCGCGACAGGCTGGAAGGCCAAGAAAAGAGCCGATCATCTAA
- the mnmG gene encoding tRNA uridine-5-carboxymethylaminomethyl(34) synthesis enzyme MnmG, with protein sequence MQFGKQYDAGKYELVVIGAGHAGCEAALIGARMGMKTLLLTISLDSVAFMPCNPSIGGTGKGHLVREIDALGGEMGINTDATLIQSRMLNTSKGPAVFSLRAQADKQAYQTRMKQVIEAQENLDLKQNEVIHIDLENGLVQGVLCKTGAYYQTQAAIMATGTYLGGKIFIGDMHYEGGPNEMRAAMYLTENLEADGIQFRRFKTGTPARIHSDSIDYSKMEIQEGDQPIVPFSFLTKAIERKQVPCYLAYTNLDTHGIIKENIGRSPLYTGAIQSTGPRYCPSIEDKVVRFADKDRHQIFIEPESLATKEMYVQGLSSSMPSEVYMEFLRSIPGLEKAEVMREAYAIEYDCIDPTDLKPSLERKDISGLYFAGQVNGSSGYEEAAAQGLIAGINAVAQIRNEEAFVLDRSEAYIGVLIDDLVTKGTNEPYRMMTSRCEYRLTLRQDNADLRLTRKGYEVGSVSQERFSAFVEKEESIERELDRLKGIMVNPTEENNQKMVEIGSSALRTGLTFSQVLKRPECNYNSMRVFDPERSALSADITQQVEIQIKYEGYIQKQQRQIEQFKRLETKFLSETIPYEKIQGLRIEAQQKLAAMKPRSVGQASRISGVSPADINVLLVYLEQERRKKGQG encoded by the coding sequence ATGCAATTTGGCAAGCAATATGATGCAGGAAAATATGAACTTGTTGTAATTGGAGCAGGTCATGCAGGCTGTGAAGCTGCATTGATTGGAGCAAGAATGGGCATGAAAACCCTATTGCTTACGATTAGTTTGGATTCAGTTGCTTTTATGCCCTGCAATCCTTCTATTGGTGGAACGGGAAAGGGTCACTTGGTGCGAGAAATCGATGCTTTGGGTGGAGAAATGGGCATCAATACGGATGCAACCCTGATACAAAGCAGGATGTTGAATACTTCAAAGGGACCAGCCGTTTTTTCCCTTCGGGCTCAGGCCGACAAGCAGGCCTATCAAACGCGCATGAAACAAGTGATCGAGGCGCAGGAGAATTTAGATTTAAAGCAGAATGAAGTCATTCATATTGACTTAGAAAATGGCTTGGTGCAAGGTGTTCTATGTAAAACGGGAGCATACTATCAGACCCAGGCAGCGATTATGGCAACAGGAACCTATCTGGGCGGAAAGATTTTTATTGGCGATATGCATTATGAAGGCGGGCCCAATGAAATGCGCGCAGCCATGTATTTGACGGAAAATTTGGAAGCAGATGGAATTCAATTCCGACGTTTCAAGACAGGAACACCGGCAAGAATTCATAGCGATAGCATCGATTATTCTAAAATGGAAATTCAGGAAGGCGATCAACCCATTGTGCCCTTTTCTTTTTTAACGAAAGCCATTGAGCGAAAGCAAGTTCCTTGTTATTTGGCCTATACCAACTTAGATACCCATGGAATTATCAAAGAGAATATTGGACGCTCTCCCCTCTATACGGGTGCGATTCAAAGTACGGGACCTCGCTATTGTCCATCAATTGAAGACAAGGTGGTTCGATTTGCTGATAAGGACAGGCATCAGATTTTTATAGAGCCGGAAAGCCTTGCAACGAAAGAGATGTATGTACAAGGGTTGAGTTCTTCCATGCCTTCGGAAGTCTATATGGAATTCTTAAGGTCCATACCTGGATTGGAGAAGGCCGAGGTGATGCGGGAGGCTTATGCGATTGAATATGATTGTATCGATCCGACTGATTTGAAACCAAGTTTGGAGCGCAAGGATATTTCGGGACTGTATTTTGCTGGACAAGTAAATGGTTCATCTGGATATGAAGAGGCTGCAGCCCAGGGCTTGATTGCCGGGATTAATGCGGTTGCCCAGATTCGAAATGAAGAAGCCTTTGTTTTGGATCGATCAGAGGCTTATATTGGGGTATTAATTGATGATTTGGTAACCAAGGGAACCAATGAGCCCTACCGCATGATGACTTCGCGATGTGAGTATCGCTTAACCCTAAGACAGGATAATGCCGATTTGCGACTTACTCGTAAGGGATATGAGGTCGGATCTGTTTCTCAGGAGAGATTTTCCGCTTTTGTAGAGAAAGAGGAGTCGATTGAGCGCGAGTTGGACCGATTAAAGGGGATTATGGTCAATCCAACAGAAGAGAATAATCAAAAAATGGTAGAAATTGGTAGTTCCGCTTTAAGAACAGGACTTACCTTTTCTCAAGTTTTGAAACGACCTGAGTGTAACTATAACAGTATGCGAGTGTTTGATCCTGAACGCTCAGCACTGTCTGCAGACATTACGCAGCAAGTTGAGATTCAAATAAAATATGAGGGTTATATTCAAAAACAACAACGTCAAATCGAGCAATTTAAGCGTTTAGAAACAAAATTTCTTTCAGAGACCATTCCCTATGAAAAAATTCAGGGTTTGCGGATCGAAGCGCAACAAAAATTAGCAGCGATGAAACCTCGATCGGTTGGGCAAGCCTCTAGGATTTCCGGCGTATCTCCAGCGGATATAAATGTCTTGTTGGTTTATCTTGAACAAGAAAGAAGAAAGAAGGGACAAGGATGA
- the mnmE gene encoding tRNA uridine-5-carboxymethylaminomethyl(34) synthesis GTPase MnmE, with translation MKESTIAAIATAPGEAGVGIVRISGEESLRILTQLFFPQRGEKIASKDNRRMIFGQVKDPKSLELVDEALAVYMVAPQTYTREDVVEIQCHGGLVAVKKILTLCLQAGAELAGPGEFTKRAFLNGRFDLAQAEAVMELISAKTNASYQNSLKQLSGNLSEQVLGIRRNLLEVLASITVATDFPENEDEAITVQRMKGFLVSAQLEVERLLETAETGRILRDGVKTVILGKPNVGKSSLMNALLRENRAIVTEVAGTTRDSLEEYVNLHGVPLRLIDTAGIRETNDQVEKIGVDRAVDWVGRADLLVAVFDKSSQLEEEDHRVLALLSERKAIILLNKSDLEECISREIMAKEVPNAMIIETSMATQQGLETFENAIKDLFFHGGIDLHHETVISNVRHKNLLQKTLDSMQEAIQAIEAGMPVDCFEVDVKDAWQSLGEISGDAVTEDVLDQVFQEFCIGK, from the coding sequence ATGAAAGAATCAACCATAGCTGCAATTGCAACCGCGCCCGGTGAGGCGGGTGTAGGAATTGTACGCATTTCAGGAGAAGAATCATTAAGGATTCTAACCCAACTTTTTTTCCCTCAACGAGGTGAAAAAATTGCAAGTAAAGATAATAGAAGAATGATCTTTGGCCAAGTGAAGGATCCAAAGTCTTTGGAATTGGTGGATGAAGCTTTGGCGGTATATATGGTTGCCCCTCAAACCTACACACGGGAGGATGTGGTTGAAATTCAATGTCATGGCGGTCTTGTTGCCGTGAAGAAAATTTTGACTCTCTGCCTTCAAGCTGGTGCGGAATTGGCGGGTCCAGGAGAATTTACGAAGCGTGCATTTCTGAATGGCCGATTTGATTTGGCGCAAGCTGAGGCTGTGATGGAATTGATTTCTGCCAAAACCAATGCGAGCTATCAAAATTCGCTGAAGCAATTGTCTGGAAATTTGTCTGAGCAGGTGTTGGGCATTCGTCGGAATCTTTTAGAGGTGCTTGCAAGCATTACGGTAGCAACTGATTTTCCTGAAAATGAGGACGAAGCAATAACCGTTCAACGAATGAAGGGATTTTTGGTATCAGCTCAACTTGAGGTTGAACGATTGCTAGAGACTGCGGAAACGGGAAGAATTTTGCGTGATGGGGTGAAAACTGTTATTTTGGGGAAACCAAATGTAGGGAAATCATCTTTAATGAATGCGCTTCTGCGAGAGAATCGAGCGATTGTGACGGAAGTCGCTGGAACGACACGCGACTCATTGGAAGAATATGTAAATCTTCATGGTGTTCCTTTGCGACTAATTGATACGGCAGGGATTCGTGAAACAAATGATCAGGTTGAGAAAATCGGAGTTGATCGTGCAGTTGACTGGGTGGGACGTGCGGACTTATTGGTTGCCGTCTTTGATAAATCGAGTCAATTGGAAGAGGAAGATCATCGTGTACTTGCTTTGTTAAGTGAACGGAAGGCGATTATCTTGTTGAATAAAAGTGATTTGGAAGAATGTATTTCCCGGGAAATAATGGCCAAAGAAGTTCCCAATGCGATGATTATCGAAACATCCATGGCAACCCAGCAGGGTTTAGAAACCTTTGAAAATGCGATCAAAGACTTATTTTTTCATGGAGGAATTGATCTACATCATGAAACTGTGATATCAAATGTTAGGCATAAGAACTTGCTGCAAAAAACCTTGGATAGTATGCAGGAGGCGATTCAGGCGATTGAAGCTGGTATGCCGGTTGATTGTTTTGAAGTAGATGTAAAAGATGCGTGGCAAAGTCTTGGAGAGATCAGCGGGGATGCTGTAACGGAAGATGTGTTGGATCAGGTCTTTCAAGAGTTTTGTATTGGGAAGTAG
- a CDS encoding protein jag, with protein sequence MREIIKTGSTVEEAIEMALEDLDLLSEDVSVEILEEPGKGFLGLGGKEAKVKVIADKDPVFMAERFLTELLSQMQIKSEVEIERESGQLYVEIIGENHDDMGVIIGKRGDTLDAIQYLLSLIVNKGRDQYIRVLLDTENYREKRERTLIDLANKMANKAVRRGRSVKLDPMNPYERRIIHSALQSFEGISTYSVGDDPYRRVVIDIK encoded by the coding sequence ATGAGAGAAATTATCAAAACGGGTAGTACCGTGGAAGAAGCAATTGAAATGGCTTTAGAGGATTTAGATTTATTGTCAGAGGACGTTAGTGTTGAAATTTTAGAGGAACCCGGGAAAGGATTTTTGGGTCTGGGTGGAAAAGAAGCAAAGGTGAAGGTAATTGCTGATAAGGATCCTGTTTTTATGGCAGAGCGATTTTTAACGGAATTATTGTCACAAATGCAAATTAAATCCGAAGTGGAAATCGAACGAGAATCTGGACAGCTCTACGTTGAAATTATTGGTGAGAATCATGATGACATGGGTGTGATTATTGGCAAGCGTGGAGATACCTTGGATGCAATTCAATATCTTTTGAGTTTGATTGTCAACAAGGGACGGGATCAATATATTCGTGTATTGCTTGATACAGAGAATTACCGTGAAAAACGCGAAAGAACCTTAATTGATTTGGCCAATAAAATGGCAAATAAAGCGGTACGGAGAGGACGAAGCGTGAAGCTTGATCCGATGAATCCATACGAGAGACGAATTATTCATTCAGCTCTGCAATCCTTTGAGGGAATTTCGACATACAGCGTTGGGGATGATCCCTATCGACGCGTTGTTATTGACATCAAATAA